The genomic window tagaaggctaacggcatactttgccatctgccagcagatgacaAAGGCTgcagcctctttgccatctgctagcagatgacaaaggctgaatgctttgccgtctgccagcagatggcaaagagatttGCCATCTGCTgtcagatggcaaagagcccaaataggccagcccaaatgttacatgtagatgacacgtggcctctttgccatctgccagctgatggcaaagctctttgccatctgccagcagatggcaaagtgactatattgccccatttaattttgtttttcttatatcaattcattttcacagaaatcaaacacaaatatatttatatgacgaatatagcatattcaacacatattaccaatagtcgtgaacacatatgtatccaacacatgttaccaatagtagcaagtttcatccgtacatatacatagtttcatcaatattacacagtttcatccatcactactagggaaaaggctagcagcagcgcgtgttttcaggctagcagcagcgcgggtggccgcgctactaataaggcactacagctaactcatagtagtagcgcggccccaaccagcgctactactgttgaacgatatcagcagcgctttttaggaacgcgctactattaactagctgtagcgatttcttcatcccatgctactgctatatctttcatcattttccctttCAGTTCTCCTTTCAGATGCTAGAAACCAGGTACTATCTttcatcaaattcataaaccattactaggtacggtagtactcccttcgtttcaaattactcgtcgtggttttagttcaaaccacgacgagtaatttggaacgaagggagtactaggataacaatttcatgcatagccaacatgcatcctcaagcagtacatggtcatatcaacggccatcatcatatgtagttctagatgatatcgacgacgatcatgatatgtagttctagatgatatagccacacacacatatgtagttctagatgatatagccacacacacatatgtagttctagatgatatcgaagacaatcatcatcctcaagcctgggcggttggtgttcctgatagtaattaggatggcctgtccaacacgaagattcttgccatcgaggaatttcttccacccaaccgagcttaagtgtgtgcgaccgtccgtgtccacgcggtaagtacaggttgtgacggagccccttgcagtaaggcgtagtccagctgagccttcttcatcaggctcgataccataactcacagatatgctctttgccaatttctgaataagaaaaacatatcaattaataagcatctgatcgaactctacactaaaacatatatatcatcgactagattccacacaacatataccatatcattggactgtacactaagtaattcacactattaatttacatttgtaagtataacataccatatcatgtcgatcaaccatggtatttgtcaagcgggtcacgaatggcaccccgacaaagtcagcacgtggcggaattatgtcccacaggttggacacctcctcctcactcagccttgttctttgagctacgatggcttcatgaagtgggtcctcatcatcttcatcgagtgggtcctcattatcttcatcatcttcatcatcttcgtcatcttcatcatcttccaccaggttgagataaatgacagctagcttgggtctttctgctcggaagttgaagctgatcaactcaccaccagtaagatgcatgcgagcgacgaaacgggcccatccatctcctccaatctgcgacatattgcgtcctttctcgacctccatagtgtacggccccccaggagcctcaaatgtcacagtgtctcctgtcagcttgttgaatttcaacctcatattgcatgggacgatctgtgtaaactaagcaaaatgacacaatgcagtaatgccaacactaaaaataaaatagttattacatttcatctaatttcttaccgcggCCCTCGCCTTCTCTCCCCGCGGCAgggccttctccttcggccaccccTCCGTCGACTCCGTCGTGGAACGCTTCCTGGCGGGGGAGGCTGCGGGGGCTGGCGCGAGGGAGGAGGGCGCTGCCGACCACCGCTTGCTGGCCGGGGAGGGCGCTGCCGGCGAAGACGAGAAGCTCGAGAAGCTGCAGCAGGAGTTCGACGAGATGCGCACGGAGCTGGTCGAGTTGAAGAAGCGGACCAAGCGCACGGACAAGGCCATGGTGAAAGAGCGCTCTGCGGGGGACCAGATAGCGGCTTGGTTTGACCCCAAGGTGCGCGACATGGGAGACGAGGACATGGCGGCCTTCTTCGCCGCGCTGATGCAGATGAAGGACGCCGTCTTCGATCGCGCCAACCAGGTTCTCCTCGAGGCGATGCACGCCCACATGAGCCGCATGGCGGAGGtggcccccccgccgccgccgccccggatctTCGGTGGCAGCACCTTTGAGTACGGTAGCAGCAGCGGCACCGCCAACGACGGGATGGTGTTCCAGTTTCTGGTGCCTCCGCCACAGGAGCAGGGGTTCGAGGCCGGGATGGATATGCAGCAGATGGTGATGCCGCCGCCCCCTCCGTCTCACGTGGTCGCCGCCGGGATGGATGTGCAGGAGATGCCTCCGTCGCCGGGGTTGGCCGCCGGGATGGATCTGGAGCAGATGCAGATGACGATGCCTAAGCCGCCGGGGTTCGACGCAGGGCTAGACAAGGAGATAGATCAATGGCTTGATGTGATGCTGCCGCGTCCGGAGTTCACTGCCGGGATGGAGACGGTGCAGCAGGGGCTCCATCAACTGAACGCCGTTTCCGTATGCCTAGATTACATATGCATCTTCTACTTAAGTCTTCGCgttaattttttgttttgtttgaaaTGAAGTCGTCGCGTCAATCTTTGGTACATGCTGTGCATCTACCCTGGATCTGGACGAAATTAAATATTTCATCAACATTTTTATTTGGCCATTTCCTTTCCTTATCATGCATTAATGGGTTGTAATCTGTATTGCACCGATATGAATGAAAT from Triticum aestivum cultivar Chinese Spring chromosome 3B, IWGSC CS RefSeq v2.1, whole genome shotgun sequence includes these protein-coding regions:
- the LOC123068123 gene encoding uncharacterized protein, with protein sequence LTAALAFSPRGRAFSFGHPSVDSVVERFLAGEAAGAGAREEGAADHRLLAGEGAAGEDEKLEKLQQEFDEMRTELVELKKRTKRTDKAMVKERSAGDQIAAWFDPKVRDMGDEDMAAFFAALMQMKDAEQGFEAGMDMQQMVMPPPPPSHVVAAGMDVQEMPPSPGLAAGMDLEQMQMTMPKPPGFDAGLDKEIDQWLDVMLPRPEFTAGMETVQQGLHQLNAVSSSRSQEMRVTQVPSLP